agctagccctgGTATGCctcataagcctctagctattgagatgaacactaTATTGAtagcatgatatgactgtgtatTTTTATAAAGTTTATTTTGTGACTTCTGAAACGGAAATgctttgataaaaatttaaaattgtgttTTATATCTATTTACTGATTTCATCATTATAATTGGATATTTGTGATTTAATTATGCATAAAGaagtatttttagtatgttgtgaaccactgagtcattatactcagcgatggctttttatttctgtcgcaggtagagagactagtaaagcagccgagtgagctgctgaagatcATAGTACTACCTTTGGATCTTTTGTGGGGTATTACATTATACCCttattgtatatatttattttgatgtaaatgacTGTATGTACATTGTAACTTTGTCTTGAGCAATTTGTAcagaaattgtaataatattatttttggattttctactGTAAATTAAtactgatgaatgtaaattaatttttctttattggaatgtgaatgaaattatttagcattattttttaagatatttgaattgagaattgctttgaattgtggagtttgggaaaaattgtgttgatttgagttatgatggtggttgattttgatgaagtgaaatatttagaagtgttttctacatgtaaaattttttttattttctcaaatacagcttgcactctgtcgaaatttttacaaaatttgcggaaaactagaatttgtcaaaaattttatatagcttttaaacttcaattaaatatttttaatactttctagaagtattcaccactttcaaaaagtaagaaaattatttaaaaatcccttatagtatatttaatgggttattggtagacagagttggtaattcattaagtatataacgggatcatgttataccttacagagaaaTAATGTGTGACATTACTCTTACTCGTTTATTATAATTCTAAAAATATCTAAAAGTGTGTAACCTAATAATAAGTTTtcatagcttttttttttttgagtcacGCAATCTTCTACCATCAAAGATGTCTTATTTCTTAAGATACAATAattcttttttacttttttttttaattgtcttCATTctctaatttattattttccttttttttttgtcttcttgcATAAAGTTATTGCATAAACCATGCTTTTGTAAATAGCtactttttatctttttttttttttgtcttctttcATAAAGTGAATGCAAAtagctagttttttttttcttttttacaattattaattcataatcttaTTAGACTCTGTGTTTACACATGGAAACTTAACTTTCAAGTGAACCAATAGAAAGTCCCATCCTTTTGTATTACTAGgcaacatatatatacatatatgaaataagtcttgatatatgcatgccaagaACTAGAATCCATGAtttattttttagttatttttactaGCAATAATTACTAATGAAGCATATAATTGAATATACAAGAAGCCTTGAGAtagtaaaaattattaatttgatgttATATTACCAATTGTTAGAAAATTAAAGGGATAGTAAAAATTCTTAATTTCATATTAGATTTTATGCTTCAttattaatttcctttttcatttagTAAAAAGGAAATTGCAGTATATGTATAAGGTTGCCTTcttttatatttaatgaaattttagtttattttataattacttttGCTTTTAGAATTTGCATCCTTTCTAGAttaacttttctttttatatgcattaatatttttaattatttataatttatataataatataagtagTTTCATTTTTATTGTAGTTGGGGAGTCAAAACATTGAAGATAATGCTTATATTAAATTGATTCAATTGTACCATAAATCAGTTGTGCATGCTATTGGGCTCATTGTGTATTGGTACAAGATACAAAGGCAACACTATGCCAATCAACTTACTCATACTATAAGATTGAaaggagaaaaaaagaaaagtacACCTAGTAGCACAAATGGTCAAACTCATAGTATAATAAGAATGGGTCTTAATGCTTTTAAGAATTTGTGTGACATCTTAGTTAGAGATAGTGGTCTTAGACCAACATTACTTGTTTCTATTAAAGAACAAGTTGCAAAAACATTATACTTATTAGGACATAATGTTTCCAATCGTGTACTTGGTTtctttttttttacaaatttagAGAGACTATTAGTTGTCATTTTTAAAAATGTCATAAGAGCTATATTAGATTTAAAGGAGAATTTTCTCAAACAGCCTGATGGATCACAAATTTCGCTAAAAATATTTAATAGCAATAGGTTCTTCCCATTTTTCAAGGTGAATATGATTTCTTAATCATGTTTGGTTATTAATTGACTAACATGATACTAATAGAAAATTGGATGCAGGATTATGTAAGAGTAAATGATGGAACACATATATAAGTAAAAGTTTCTCATAAAGAAGCTCTTAAGTATCATGGGAGGAAAGACTATCCAACACAAATGTGTTAGTTGCATGTTCATTTGATTTGAAATTCATCTATGTGTTGCTCGGTTGGGAAGGAACAACATCTAATTTGAGAATTATGAAAAATGCACTAACTAGAGAGTGCTCCTTAAAAATTCCACAAGATAGtatttattacaaatttaataTAAGTTTCATATACTATATCAATTTTATTGATAATGAGTTTTTTTATTAGGAAAATACTATCTTATTGATGCTGGATTCATATTGAGGAGTGGACTTATTACTCCTTATAGAGGAGAGCGTTATCACTTGaaagagtattcaagaaattcaTCACAAAATGCACGCGAATTATTTAATCTTCAGCATGCATCTTTAAGGAATGCAATAGAATGAGCATTTGTGTATTGAAGAAGTGATTCCTCATCATAGCAAGTTCAACAAAGCCACATTATGGTGTTGATACACAAAAAGAAATTATTTTGACCTGTTGTATTTTGCATAATTATTTAATTGTAGTAGATCTAGATATGGATATACTTGCTGAGGTTGACAATGAACTTAATAATGGCAGTAGTCCACAAGAGCGTTATTGTCACACTAATAGAGATAATAATGAAGATGCAATTAAAGGAGAATGCTAAGAGATTCCATAACAAATAATATGTGGGCAGAATGCATTTGATGTTGATAAATATTTTAGTTATGGTTTTTATTTTATATGGTTTAATGtttagaaataaatattttttgatattttaattaggTTGCTTATTGGTTTTGTTGTCATTTTATATGCAATATTAACATAGGTCAATTGATATTTTGCCTCTTCAAATATTATGTCTTTTTCTTGTGCACTGTTAACATATTTCAATAATTGATtgcttattaaattaattaatgataatttgattatttttatgTAGTTGTAAGGATGTCAAAAGGTAAAAAGAATGTGGGTGAAAATAATAGAGGTAGTCAATGCAATTGGACATTGGATGATGCTGTTGTTGATGTATACTTACATCAACAGATTTTGGGAAATAGAGTTAATGGAACATTTACTACACATGCATTAAATAATTTTGTGAAATAAATTAAGGACAAATTTCCTAACTAACCATTAGATAAAGAAAACAAAATCCAAaatcacttgaaaaatataaaaaagtcaTTTCAAAGACGTTATGATGTTTTTAGGAATGGGAATGAGTGGCTTTGCTTGTGATCTAGTTAATGAAAAGTGGAATGTTGAACCTGAAGTATGAGAAAAGTTGATTGAAGTATGTTTTCttaatgattttttttcattatttttatttatgcgGTTCCATATTGAaaatttatcttaatcattttaagACTAAACCCGACATTATTAAATGGAAGAACAAATCTATtcgaaattatgaaaatttagtACAATTATATATTCAAGATAGGGCTACAGAAGAATATCCTGAAACTGCATCAGAAATAAGGAGAAGGAAAACAAATAATAGGGGAGAACAACTTGGTGCATTTCAGTCAATGGATACCATAGATAACATTGATTTCACGGTATCTCAACAATAAGTAAATttataaaatgttgaaaattgtaatgataatattgaaattttggcatctTCTGAAGCAACTGTAGATCTCAAGCTTATTTTGAGGCTGCAAATTCTCATATGCATAAGAAAGCTAAGAATAAACTTGTTAATGATGCAGCAGTGTTAATTAAGGAAGGACTTGATAAAATGTCAGAAACTATTATGAATTCAACTTCTGAATTGATAAAACCTAGTCAACTTCTAGTACCGCAAGGTGATGTGTGAAGTCTTTTAGTAGATTTGGGAGTTGAACAAAATTGTATTTCTACTTATTATCTTTTTCTTATTCAAAGGCTCAGAATGTTGAGAGCTTTGCATGGATGTCTTTGGAAAAATCACAAAGACTTGTTGATGGACATAATTGGTGATAATGCACCACAAAATTAGCCAAGTTGAGAGTTGAATAAATGCAATTaggtaaatttttttaaaattttgttgggACATTTTGTAATTAGAAAAATATGTttacattatattatatttttatttatgaatAACATTTGATTTAGTTAAtgaatttatataatattattatttatgaaatttaaaattataaaatattttatgtaaTATTTCCAAATTTTTTGACCAAGAAAGCCACTTATATCATTATATTTAGGTGACTTAAACACTTATAATTTGATTATAGTTTTACAAATGAAAATGTACAGATCTTTTAAAGTTTAATCTAATAAAATCATACGTAAAATATCctcttatttttattaaaaaaaggctACAAAAATTGGCACCCCCACGATGCAAGGAtattaactaaatttatttattagataataatttattttgaatgaatttgatattaattaatttatatataataataaaattttgattttattaaataaattttaaatttaataataaaaatatttttttttcattagcaTATAAAAATCTTCCTTTATTTACCTTTAatcaaatataataaattattaaatctcACTGTATTTAACGTTGTACCAAATAATAAGAGAAAAGGGGGGCATTTTCAAGTTTCTAAATCATAATCTAAATCAAAATATCTAATGCGTATCTGCAACGTACGGCATGCATCCTCCACAGGCTTTCTTCCATTTTCCCACAAGCAAAATATCAAGCATTTAATAATCCCTCTTTCTTAAACCCCCTCTAAAACCTTTTACTGATTATCTTCTTCTCTTACTTCAGCCCAGGTGGCGCCTCCGCCCCTTCCATCACCACCACCGTTGCATGATGTCCCACTTCTGGAATCTCTTCATTCTCATCACAGTCCAATTAAACTAAATTCATACCTCCTCTTCGTCTTCAATGGCTTCTCTGGACATTTCCACTCCTCTTATCTTCAAACTCAACTCCTCTCCTAAGCTCCGGAAGCTCTTCAATGTCAAATTCCCTCGTCACCACAATCGCAATTACAAGTCCAAGGTTTCAATTTCCCTCTCTAATGTCGTCTTCGCCCGAGCTGCTTCAATTTCTAGTCCCACCACAATTGGCATTACTGCTACCACCGAATTGGGGCAACGGAGGGAAAAGAATGATACCGAGCAGGACCCTATTTCCATCCTTAACGAGAGGATTCGCCGCGACTACCGCAAGAGAGAGGCCTCCTCCAGACCTGTAATGGACTCGAAAGAGGCTGATAAGTATATACAGATGGTGAAGGAGCAGCAGCAGAGGGGATTGCAGAAGCTGAAAGGAGAGAGGGAAGCAAAAGAAGGGGGCGTTTTCAGTTACAAGGTGGATCCATATTCGCTTCGTTCTGGGGATTATGTAGTGCATAAGAAAGTGGGAATTGGGAGATTCGTTGGGATTAGGTTTGATGTTCCTAAGGGTTCTGCTGAGCCTATTGAGTATTTGTTTATTGAATATGCGGATGGAATGGCGAAACTTCCTGTTAAGCAGGCTTCTCGCATGCTTTATCGTTATAATCTGTAGGTGTTTCCACATTCCCTTTCTGCTTTACTAGTAATTTCTCTTGCTTGTTTTTTTCATTTGCTGCTATGAGATTGAAATGTTGGCTTTTTGTTGTTTAAGATTGGTGTTAAAGTTTATGGTTTGGCTTTGCTTCTGAAGCCTAGTAATGTGATTGTTTGTTGACTATTTAATTGATTGGAAGTTGGGAGGGTGGGAATCACAAAGGAAttgaaaatgggaaagatgaacAAATGATTTATTTGGTTGAACAACTGCAATAATTGCCAAAGAGTTATTATATTCCTTTTACGTAGCTAGCCTAACCTGAAGTTCTTGTGATGATATTTGTACTGgcgcttcattatttcatgttttACTGTCATTTTCAGTCCAAATGAAAACAAAAGGCCTCGGACGTTGAGCAAACTGAATGATACTAGTGCGTGGGAGAGGAGAAAGACTAAAGGAAAGATTGCTATACAGAAAATGGTTGTTGACTTGATGGAGCTGTATTTACATAGGCTGAAACAAAAAAGACCTCCCTACCCAAAGAGTCCTGCCATGGCTGAATTTGCTGCACAATTTCCTTATGACCCCACACCAGATCAGAAGCAGGTAGCAACCAAAATTTTGGAAATATTTACTCAATGTGATTGTTAGAAATATTTGAGTGGGGTCTACTGGACTGTCCCATTTACATTAACAAGATGGTTATATTCTTTGGCTTTATATGGTCACAACCAGCATTTAGTACTATTAATAGGTGACATTTGGATTGTTGAAATGTTTATTTCTacgtctatattttatttttttttgaagGGGATGAGAGGCCTTAACTATAGCTTTTACAAAATCCaaaaacttctttttttttaagaTAACGTTTGAGGACATGAATTAAACTTTTGGTGATCATATTAATGAGTGATTTTATTTATAAACTCTTACAGTATTACTTGTCATTTGTTTCTTTCTTACTTCCTTCCTCTCATAAATTGGACACTTGTTCCAGGCTTTCATGGATGTTGAGAGGGATTTGACTGAGAGAGAAACTCCAATGGATCGGTTAATCTGTGGAGATGTTGGATTTGGTAAAACAGAAGTTGCTTTACGGGCCATCTTTTGTGTGGTTGCAGCAAGAAAGCAAGCTATGGTTTTAGCACCAACAATTGTTTTAGCCAAACAACATTTTGATGTTATTTCAGAAAGGTTTTCCGAGTATCCTAGTATCAAGGTTGGACTTCTGAGTCGGTTTCAGGTATAGTATATTTTCCCCCTTATTTTTGGTCTAGTGCAGTGCTTATCATGTGTTCTCTATGTGTTATCTGTGTTTTCTATGTTGAGAGCCAACAGTTAGCTGGAAGATTAATTCAAAAAAATATATCTTGACATTTTATTATGATTGTCTAACATCAGGCATGCAATTTATTGTCAATTAAATGCAGTAATGTGGAGAACTATGTTAGAATAATTTACAAGTACTTGGGTTTTTAGATTTTGACACCTGTTCCTGCTTTCTACTTGCAGACCAAAGCAGAGAAGGAGAAGTATTTGGACATGATTAAACATGGTGATTTGGACATTATTGTGGGGACTCACTCACTTCTTGGAAGTCGTGTTGTGTATAATAATCTTGGCGTTCTTGTGGTTGATGAAGAACAGGTTAGCTTCCAAAGCTAGTAGTGCTGTTTCCTACAATGAGCATTCATCTCATTGATCTGCATTTACATCATATTATTTGTGGGCAGGGCAATATAAAACTCCTGTTTCTtggactttatttttttttcttccattttttggTTAAAAAAGGAGAAATAATATTAAAGGGCTTGACACCCTGCATGCAGTAGTAAAATCATAACATGATGGGAAATCAAAGAAGTCCATGACAGCTTGTACATCTACAAATTGGTGCTTGCTAAACCACAAGTTGAACATATTTGGCCGTCTACAAGTTGAACATATTTGGCCGTCTATATTctggcagagagagagagagagagagagagagagagagttaagcAACTCCCATGATATGAGAGGGCTCaaataaagttaatttaaatACTTTCGACTCCTATCCTCTTATCATTATTCTTAAGCCATATTGAGATAGCTTTTCAAGTAGCATGTCTGCTGCTTTGCTGTAACTTGCATTTGCTATGTTTCTTTGCTTTACAGAGGTTCGGTGTCAAACAGAAGGAAAAGATTGCTTCTTTCAAGACTTCAGTTGATGTCCTCACTCTTTCTGCAACACCTATACCTCGAACGCTTTATTTAGCATTAACTGGATTTCGTGATGCAAGGTAATAAAGCATGAGATTCATACGTATTATGAATCAAAATTCACTTAGCTTTGCTTAGAGGATCCTGGATCCAGATGTGTAGGTCAGTCAGGCATTGTCAATTTTGTATATGCCAGTTCTTGCACTGTATGATTAAAGAGTAAGCAGTATAAGAATTAATGTACAGTTTCCCTTTATATTCAACATAGATGTCTTGCTTAATTTGACCAGTATGACCACACTTCACTAAAGGATTCATGGAGACAGTGAAATACAATTATATGTGCAGATCATTTGAAGTAAACCAATTATATCTATATTAAACTACTATGTATTCTGATTGTTGAAAAAGAATTCACATAGATGACTTAAGGTCAAGGTTATGCTGATTTGGGTTATATTTATGTTGTAAAAGGCCAAAAACCATATTAATATTTTTGCTACTTATTAAAAAACATATTAACTAAATCCCTTCATACTCCATGATGAAGCATGaataatgatctgaaaataaataaattgccATGCAGTTAGAACATGAGCTTCAAGGTCGTATAAAGTTCATTCAAACTAATGATTTGTCATTCCTACGGCCTCATAACCTAAAAAGTAAACTTCCCCTTTTTCAGTTTAATTTCAACTCCTCCACCAGAAAGGGTTCCTATAAAGACCTATCTTTCAGCATACAGTAAAGAGAAGGTAATATTAGCAATCAAATATGAGCTGGACCGCAGTGGCCAAGTATTTTATGTCTTGCCTCGCATTAAAGGTATTTTGTCTCTTCTTTATCTGTAATACTTAATGTGATCTTTATCAATGCCATTATGTTGGTAGACTGGCAGTCGACAACTTGACATGTGTAATATATCTGGTGTCACTACTAATAATTGTAGTTATTCATCTTCTTTTtggtaaataaattattattagtaTTCACAAATTAGACTCAGCTGATTTATTTGATAAAGTGGAGAAAAAGATGTCATTACCTACTATCAAGGAacagagaaaataaaattatgtacGAAACTTCAATGGTCTTCAAATTACAACCAACTAGTTCATTGTGTGTTCTTTTCCCCCCATTTTACATCTAAAGTTGGTTTATATCTTGGTTTTATGATACGGGTTTTCCTATATACTTGCATAACAGGGCTTGAAGAAGTGATGGATTTTCTTGAACAGGCATTCCCAAATGTTGAAATAGCTATTGCACATGGGAAGGTATATTTTACTCAAATGGTGGCCACCGTTTGCACGTAGACATATTAAAGCAGGCTCTAGGGAATAAAAGTTCCATCCATCATGGATTGGCATTATATGCTGAGTTTTGAACTGTGTTGCATTTTGTTTAGTTTGAAGACTGGTGGTATTATGAATTTTTGCAAGAGAGTTTATCTCTTCATATAATTTTCTTCTTTGGGGTTGCATTTCATTTTATTTGACATGCCCCACCCCTCCTCCttt
This Hevea brasiliensis isolate MT/VB/25A 57/8 unplaced genomic scaffold, ASM3005281v1 Scaf1, whole genome shotgun sequence DNA region includes the following protein-coding sequences:
- the LOC110646882 gene encoding ATP-dependent DNA helicase At3g02060, chloroplastic isoform X1 produces the protein MASLDISTPLIFKLNSSPKLRKLFNVKFPRHHNRNYKSKVSISLSNVVFARAASISSPTTIGITATTELGQRREKNDTEQDPISILNERIRRDYRKREASSRPVMDSKEADKYIQMVKEQQQRGLQKLKGEREAKEGGVFSYKVDPYSLRSGDYVVHKKVGIGRFVGIRFDVPKGSAEPIEYLFIEYADGMAKLPVKQASRMLYRYNLPNENKRPRTLSKLNDTSAWERRKTKGKIAIQKMVVDLMELYLHRLKQKRPPYPKSPAMAEFAAQFPYDPTPDQKQAFMDVERDLTERETPMDRLICGDVGFGKTEVALRAIFCVVAARKQAMVLAPTIVLAKQHFDVISERFSEYPSIKVGLLSRFQTKAEKEKYLDMIKHGDLDIIVGTHSLLGSRVVYNNLGVLVVDEEQRFGVKQKEKIASFKTSVDVLTLSATPIPRTLYLALTGFRDASLISTPPPERVPIKTYLSAYSKEKVILAIKYELDRSGQVFYVLPRIKGLEEVMDFLEQAFPNVEIAIAHGKQYSKQLEDTMEKFAHGEIKILICTNIVESGLDIQNANTIIIQDVQQFGLAQLYQLRGRVGRADKEAYAHLFYLDKSLLSDQALERLKALEQCKELGQGFQLAERDMGIRGFGTIFGEQQTGDVGNVGIDLFFEMLFESLSKVEEHRVISVPYQSVQIDLNVNPHLPSEYINHLDNPMEIISEAEKAAEKDIWSLMQFTESLRSQYGKEPYSMEILLKKLYVRRMASDLGITRIYTSGKIVGMKTNMSKKVFKLMIDSMASDVHQNSLVFDGDQIKAELLLELPREQLLNWIFRCLAELHASLPALIKY
- the LOC110646882 gene encoding ATP-dependent DNA helicase At3g02060, chloroplastic isoform X2 codes for the protein MASLDISTPLIFKLNSSPKLRKLFNVKFPRHHNRNYKSKVSISLSNVVFARAASISSPTTIGITATTELGQRREKNDTEQDPISILNERIRRDYRKREASSRPVMDSKEADKYIQMVKEQQQRGLQKLKGEREAKEGGVFSYKVDPYSLRSGDYVVHKKVGIGRFVGIRFDVPKGSAEPIEYLFIEYADGMAKLPVKQASRMLYRYNLPNENKRPRTLSKLNDTSAWERRKTKGKIAIQKMVVDLMELYLHRLKQKRPPYPKSPAMAEFAAQFPYDPTPDQKQAFMDVERDLTERETPMDRLICGDVGFGKTEVALRAIFCVVAARKQAMVLAPTIVLAKQHFDVISERFSEYPSIKVGLLSRFQTKAEKEKYLDMIKHGDLDIIVGTHSLLGSRVVYNNLGVLVVDEEQRFGVKQKEKIASFKTSVDVLTLSATPIPRTLYLALTGFRDASLISTPPPERVPIKTYLSAYSKEKVILAIKYELDRSGQVFYVLPRIKGLEEVMDFLEQAFPNVEIAIAHGKQYSKQLEDTMEKFAHGEIKILICTNIVESGLDIQNANTIIIQDVQQFGLAQLYQLRGRVGRADKEAYAHLFYLDKSLLSDQALERLKALEQCKELGQGFQLAERDMGIRGFGTIFGEQQTGDVGNVGIDLFFEMLFESLSKVEEHRVISVPYQSVQ
- the LOC110646882 gene encoding ATP-dependent DNA helicase At3g02060, chloroplastic isoform X3, producing MASLDISTPLIFKLNSSPKLRKLFNVKFPRHHNRNYKSKVSISLSNVVFARAASISSPTTIGITATTELGQRREKNDTEQDPISILNERIRRDYRKREASSRPVMDSKEADKYIQMVKEQQQRGLQKLKGEREAKEGGVFSYKVDPYSLRSGDYVVHKKVGIGRFVGIRFDVPKGSAEPIEYLFIEYADGMAKLPVKQASRMLYRYNLPNENKRPRTLSKLNDTSAWERRKTKGKIAIQKMVVDLMELYLHRLKQKRPPYPKSPAMAEFAAQFPYDPTPDQKQAFMDVERDLTERETPMDRLICGDVGFGKTEVALRAIFCVVAARKQAMVLAPTIVLAKQHFDVISERFSEYPSIKVGLLSRFQTKAEKEKYLDMIKHGDLDIIVGTHSLLGSRVVYNNLGVLVVDEEQRFGVKQKEKIASFKTSVDVLTLSATPIPRTLYLALTGFRDASLISTPPPERVPIKTYLSAYSKEKVILAIKYELDRSGQVFYVLPRIKGLEEVMDFLEQAFPNVEIAIAHGKQYSKQLEDTMEKFAHGEIKILICTNIVESGLDIQNANTIIIQDVQQFGLAQLYQLRGRVGRADKEAYAHLFYLDKSLLSDQALERLKALEQCKELGQGFQLAERDMGIRGFGTIFGEQQTGDVGNVGIDLFFEMLFESLSKVFRLKNTV